The genomic stretch CCGTAATACCGGAGGCTAGCCGGCATATTTCCCGATTTGACATCCAGACTCTGGAACATAGGCAAATTGCTGTGCGACCGCATTGTTACGGGTGTACAGCCGGGGCAGGATCAAGCTGCGGGGGACAGATTGTTTGAATGTTATGGTGAAAAAAGCTTTAATCATTTTTGTAAAAAATCCCAAGTTGGGTCAGGTTAAAACCCGTTTGGCAAGAACCATAGGCCCCCACGCAGCATTGCTGATTTACCGGGAACTGTTGCATCATACCTACTCTATTGCAAACCTTGTGGAGGCTGATCGGTTTGTGTTTTATGCCGATGGAATTGTGGAGCAGGATTTGTGGGATGGTCGGTATATCAAGTGTGAGCAGTTCGGTGTAGATCTTGGGCAACGGATGACACACGCTTTCTGCCATGTTTTTTCTCTTTCATATCAGCAGGCCGTAATTATTGGCAGCGATTGTTTTGCTCTGACGGCCGCTCACATTGAACAGGCTTTTTCCGAACTGGAAAACTCGGATGTGGTAATAGGCCCGGCTGAAGATGGCGGTTACTATTTACTCGGAATGAAAACCCATATTCCTCAACTGTTTGAATCTATCCCCTGGAGCACGCCTTCCGTGCTGAATATGACGTTGCAGAAACTTCAGGATCTGAAGTTATCCTATCGGTTGCTGGAAGAGCTTCCCGATGTAGATGAGTGGGATGATGTACCCGGACATTTGAGGTGGTTGAAAGAGTGAAGAAGCATGCCATATGTTTTACCTTTTCACGGATCCTCCTGTTGGGAATTCATTTTGATGGTCTTTTGATGGCTTTGCGGCATGGGAGAGGTCCGGTAACGCAGCATGCGTTGATAAGTAGTAATCATTTCTTGCTGAGAAGCTCCTTTCGCCCACATACGCATGACCGTGAAATTGGCGATTTGTACCCGCCACCAGCTGTTTTGCTCATACTTGCGAGCAGAGGCAGTCACATAATCCGGTAGAACATGAAACCGGGTGTGTTGTTGAATTCGCCGAACAATATCAAAATCCTCCATAATCTGCAAATTTTCATCAAATCCCTGCAGTTGTTCGAATAAGCGACGGGTGATAAACAGTGATTGATCGCCACCACGGCAAAAGGTGAAAGGAAAACGGGTAAAAAATGCATTTATTTTAAGCAGCCAAAGGGAAGATCGAAACCGCATGCGAAAGCAGCCAGCTTCTGCCCCTTGTCGGACGGCTTGCAGGATTTTGCCAGCAAAGTCGGGTGGAGGGTATACATCGGCGTGCAGAAAATAAAAAACATCAGCATGGGCCAGGCGGGCGCCGGCATTCATTTGTACAGCTCTTCCCGGAGTTGATTGTACAACGATGTCAGCACCCGCCAGTCGCGCTTCATTCGCAGTGCCATCGTCACTACCTCCATCGGCCACAATAATCTCAACCTCTCCCGGGGTCGTTTGTTGACGGATGTGATGAACCAGCAAACTTATATTCCCTGCTTCCCTATAGGTAGGAATGATAATACTCAGGGCTGGCATGTGGATACAAGTTTTTACCGGGCTACGCTGATGGCGCGTTTTTCCCGGATCACGGTAACCTTGATCTGGCCGGGGAACTGCATTTCGTTCTGGATTTTCTGGGCAATTTCGAAAGACAGCCGGTCGGCATCGCTGTCGCTTACCTTGTCACTTTCCACGATCACCCGCAGTTCACGGCCGGCCTGGATGGCATAGGCTTTTTCCACACCGGCAAAGCCCATGGCGAGGGTTTCCAGATCCTTGATGCGCTGCAGGTAGCTTTGCATGATTTCGCGGCGGGCGCCGGGGCGGGCACCGCTGATAGCATCGCAGGCTTGAACGATGGGTGCGATTACGTAGGTCATCTCGATCTCATCGTGATGAGCGCCGATGGCGTTGACCACAGCCGGATGCTCGTTGTATTTTTCGGCCAGCTTCATGCCCAGCAAGGCGTGCGACAGTTCACTTTCTTCATCGGGCACTTTGCCGATATCATGCAGCAGCCCGGCACGTTTGGCCAGTTTGGGATTCAGGCCCAGCTCGGCGGCCATGATGGCGCACAGGTTGGCCGTTTCCTTGGAGTGCATCAGCAGGTTTTGTCCGTACGACGAGCGGAAGCGCATCTTGCCCACCATGCGGATGAGCTCGGGATGCATGCCGTGGATGCCCAGCTCGATGACGGTGCGTTCGCCGATTTCCATCACCTGTTCCTCCAGCTGGCGTTTGGTTTTTTCCACCACTTCCTCGATACGGGCCGGGTGGATACGACCATCCTGAATCAGGCGCTGCAGGGACAGACGAGCCACCTCACGGCGCAGCGGATCGAAGCAGGAGAGCACGATGGCTTCGGGCGTGTCGTCGACAATCAGGTCTACGCCGGTAGCGGCTTCCAGGGCGCGGATATTGCGTCCTTCCCGGCCGATGATCTGGCCTTTGATTTCGTCGCTTTCAAGGTTGAAGACGGTGATGGCGTTTTCGATGGTTTGCTCGGCGGCCGTACGCTGAATGGTCTGAATGATAATTTTTTTAGCTTCCTTGTTAGCTTTGGCCTTGGCTTCTTCCATCATCTCCTGCAGGTAAGCCATAGCCTGGGTGCGGGCTTCTTCTTTCATGCTTTCGATGAGCTGGGCTTTGGCCTCTTCAGCAGTCATGCCGGCCACCTTTTCCAGACGGCGGATATGTTCTTCCTGATGTTTTTCCAGTTCTGTGCGTTTTTGGTTGACCAGCTCCAGTTGCCGCAGCAGGTTTTCTTTTAGGGCCTCGTTTTCCTGAATCTGCCGCTGGGCATTTTCAGTTTTCTGGTTCAGCGACTGTTCTTTTTGTTTGATGCGGTTTTCGGCCTCTGCCAGTTTCTGATTGCGTTGCAGCACTTCTTTTTCATACTCAGCTTTCAGCTGCAGATATTTTTCCTTGGCTTCCAGGAGTTTTTTCTCTTTCAAGGTTTCGGCTGCGAGCTGCGCTTCGGCCAGGATTTTTTGGGCCTGTTGCTCAGCTTCCTGGATGCGGATCCGGGTATTTTTGGAAAAAATCAATTTTCCGATCAGAATGCCCACGATGCAGGCTGCCAGGCCAACCCCAATTAACAATCCGATAGTGATATTCATGTGAAATGATTTGATTCATGAAAAAATTGCCTGAAGGCTGAAAATAAAACAGTGTGCGAAGATACAAATTTCGTGGCTTGCAGGGCTCAGCGGCTGAGGGCCTGATCCAGCAGCTTTTCAATGGTCTCCAGCCGGGGACGCAGCATATCTGATGACAGCATGTGTTCGGGTTGGGTGGCGTAATAGATGAGGCACATGGCCACATAGTCCTGCATGTCTTTTCCGGCGTAAAGGGTTTTGAATTCCAGGATTTTCTGGTTCAGGTTTTTAATTACCTGACGGATATGAGCCTCTTCTTCGGGATAAATTTTCAAGCGGTACGAACGGTCGGCGATGGTAACCTGGATAGCAATGAGGTCATCGGTGGAAGGCATAGGCGAGGTGGATTTAAAATTTAAAGTTGAAGTTCCGCAATACACAATTCAATTTCACGGATATAGCCATTCAGCAGGTTGCGGATTTCTTTCCGCGCAGCTTCATCCAGATTCAAGGTGTTGATTTTCACCAGGCGGGCAATCTGCACCTGGGTATGCAGGCGTTCTACCTCTGCGTGGAGGTTTTGCAGTTGCTCCTGTTGTTGGGCTACCTGTGCCCTGAGTTTGTGGTTTTCTTCCACACACAGCCGGTAGCGTTCGATCAGTTCCCTGAGCTTTTGTTCAATATGATCGAGCTGTTCCTGGGCGTTCATGGTTACAAGCTAAGGATTATTTCCGTAGGACGATCTGCAACTGGTCGCCAAGATGTTGAACGATCCGTTGCAAAGATTGCTCCACATCTTCATCGGTAAGCGTTCGGTCAGGATGTTGGAAAAACAGGCTGATGGTGCAGGATTTTTTCCCGGGATCCAGTTTTTCACTTTCAAACACATCCATCAGGTTCCATTCTTTCAGGTAGGGTGCCCGGGAATTTTGCAGGATTTCTTCGATACGGGCGTAAGGCGTTTGTTTGTCGATCAAGAAAGAAATATCCCTTCGCACGACCGGATAGGGGATGATTTCCTGATAAGTAATCTGATGTTGGGTGCGTGCTTCCACCAGTTTTTCCCATTCCAGAGCCACATAATAGACGGGTGGTTGCACGTCCAGGGCTGCACAGGTTTCTGCATCCACTGCACCGAGCATACCCAGAGATTTTTCAGGAGTACTGATTTCCATCAAAGGCCTCAGGCGGGGACGCCCGGAGGCGGGTCGGAACTGAAACCGGTGCACGCCGCTGAGCTGCAGGAGGTTTTCCGCCACCCCCTTCATGAAAAACCAGCCGCGGGGCTTTTGCCGGTTGCCAGGTTCGGCCCACCAGATTGGGTGATGGTCACCAGCTAGCCAGATGGCCAGGAATTCCCGTTCCTGATATCCTTTGTGGCCATCGGGATGATAGGTTTTGCCGAATTCAAAGAATGCAACCGGCTCGTTGCGGTGATGCTGGTTATAGGCCACGCATTCCAGTCCGTTTTCCAGCATGGAGGGCCGCAACACGTCGAGGGCGGCATTGAGATGGTTCAGCAGATGCACCACCTGTGTTTCCGGATAAACCGTATACAGCTGGCTACTGGAGATGGAGTTCGTATAGATTTCCCGGAACCCTTGAGCCACCAGAAAGCTGGACAGGGTATCCCTGAGATTTTCCCGGACGCGCAGGGCATGATGGGCGGGAGTAATAGTGATCTGCGCGGGGATGGGAATCTGGTCGAGTCCGTCAATCCGCATGATTTCTTCAACCAGGTCGGCAGCCTGTCTGACGTCGTGTTTGAATGGTGGTACCCGCCATATCCATTCCTGATCGTTGGAGCTGATGAGCCCGAAACCTAGATCTTGCAACAAGGGCTCAACCTGTTCGTCGGGATAGGTTTTCCCGCTCAGAGCGGTAAGATAGGTTTTCTTCAGGCGTACCTCCGGCTGATTTTGGGGAGAGGGATATACATCTACCGGTTGGTAGCGGATCTGCCCGCCGGCCAATTCCTGAATCAGCAGAGCAGCCCGTTTCAGGGCATAGGGAACCCGGGTGATGTCTACACCTTTTTCAAAGCGCAGGGCGGCTTCTGTGCGTAGGCCGTGGCGCAGGGAGGTTTGCCGGATGAAGCGGGGATGAAACACTGCGCTTTCTAGGAAAATATGCCGGGTGTCATCCTGAATGCCAGAATGGGTTCCTCCCAGCACACCGGCTATACACATGGGCTCCTTGGCATCGCAGATCATCAGATCCTCCGGATGCAACGCACGATCTTTCCCGTCAAGGGTAAGCAGATGCTCTCCCGAGCGGGCTTTTCTGATCCGCACCTCGCGTCCGGCAATGGCATCGGCATTAAAGGCGTGCAGTGGCTGGCCACACTCGTGAAGTACGTAATTGGTGATATCTACTACATTGTTGATGGGCTTAACGCCGATGGAGGCCAGGGCGGCTTGCAGCCAAGCTGGTGAGGGGCCGATCTGCACATGCTCAATCAGCAGGCCGGCATACCGCAGGCAGGCGTCGGGATCTTCAATCTGTATGCGAATAGGTGAAGGCTCAAGACCTGTTTCCGGAAAAGCACCCGTATCGGGCCATTGAAGCGCTCCTCTGAGCTGGTGGTGATGGTTGATATAGGCGCAGAGATCACGAGCTACGCCCAGATGGCTCATGGCATCCATGCGGTTGGGCGTCAGGCCGATTTCAAACACCTGATCATGAAAAACTTCTATGTATCGGGTGAGTGGCGCTCCGGGTTCGGCGGAAGGGTCGAGCACCAGAATACCCCTGTGGTCGGTTCCCAGTCCGATTTCATCGGCAGCACAAAGCATGCCTTCGCTTTCTTCCCCGCGGATTTTGGTTTTTTTGAGCTGAAAAGGTTCACCTACCACGGGATGAAGCGTAGTACCGGGCAGGGCCACCACTACCTTTTGCCCCACCGCCACATTGGGCGCCCCGCACACAATCTGCAAGGATTGCCCGTTGCCTATATGCACGCGCGTAAGCTGCAGTTTGTCGGCCTGCGGATGTTTCCATACGGCTTCCACTTCGCCTACCACCAATCCTTCCAGGCCACCAGGAATGGAACTAAAGCTGCTCAGCTGTTCGACTTCAAGCCCTACAGAAGTGAGAATCCGCGCAATTTCCTCCGCATTCAGGGTGGAGGGCCATCCTTTCAGCCCCAGAGGTAGATATCGCAACAGCCAACGGTATGCAATCTTCATTGAACTACGATTGTTTTATGCTGTGTTTCCGCTCCAATAACCAGGCTTTATGCAGGCGGTTGTCCTGCAAAAAACGGATCTGAAGCATCATCATTGCATGTGCACGATGGGGCGTAAAATTAAGAAGTTATGCCGTAGAAAAACTTTTGCAAACAAGCAAGATATCGCCCAAAAATCTTTTTTCACGAGCTTTGTGAAAAACTTCATCAGCAAAGATGATTTTTTGCAGAAACGGTGGAAAACTTCGCCCAAACAATTGCATAAGTGTAGGTAACTTGTTGTATATCCTGTGCATAAGCACAGAATAAATTTTTTGCAGGAAGGCTTCTTTTTAAATCTTAAAAACCTTTTACCTTAGAACCAACAGCAGGGAAAGTTCATGATTTTTTCATGAATTTTTCATGTTGCGTTTATACGTTATCCTCAACCCCGAAACCCAAAGTATTGGATTCATGGAAATAAATATCAGAAAGGATTCCCGATCAGCAGCCAGCAGGAAGAAACCTGTAGATATGAGCGGATTGATGTATGGCAAGGTACCGCCTCAGGCACCCGATCTGGAGGAAGCGGTACTGGGAGCTATTATGTTAGAAAAAACAGCCTACGAAACCGCTCTTGAAATTCTGAAGCCGGAATGTTTCTACGTGGAGGCTCATCAACGCATCTTTGCAGCTATCCGCCGGCTGGCCGACAAGTCGCTGCCAGTAGATATTCTCACCGTGGTGGAAGAATTGCGCAAGACAGGAGAGCTGGAGCTGGTAGGTGGGGCTTTTTATGTAACCAAACTAACCCATGCAGTTGTATCAGCAGCCAATATTGAAGCACATGCCCGCATTATCCTGCAGAAATTTATCCAGCGGGAACTGATCCGGATTTCTGGAGAAATCATTACCGAAGCATACGAAGAGGGTACGGATATTTTTGATCTGCTGGACGATGCAGAGACCAAATTGTTTGAGATTACCGACAACCACCTGCGGCAGAATTTTTCGCCGATTGATTCGCTGGTCGTGCGGGCTATCAAGCGGATAGAAGAATTGCGCAACCGGTCCGACAACATGACCGGTGTGCCCTCAGGTTTCAAGGCGCTGGATGCCATTACATATGGGTGGCAAAAATCTGATCTGATTATTCTGGCGGCCAGGCCCTCGGTTGGGAAAACGGCCTTTGCCTTGAACCTAGCCCGCAATGCAGCCCTGCATCCCAGCCAGCCTGTGCCGGTAGCTGTATTTTCTATGGAAATGTCGGCCGAGCAGATTGTGCAGCGTTTTCTGGCGATGGAAACCGAAATTTCGCTGGAAAATATCTCCCGGGGCAAACTGGCTGATTATGAATTTAACCAGCTCAGCCATGGAGTATCCAAACTGGCCAAGGCGCCTATTTTCATTGACGATACACCGGCGCTGAACATTTTTGAACTGCGGGCCAAATGCCGGCGGCTCAAGGGCAAACACAATATCGGGTTGGTGGTGATTGACTATCTGCAGCTCATGAGCAGCAACCATGAAAACCGGAATGTGAACCGCGAACAGGAGATTAGCAAAATTTCGCGTGACCTGAAGTCGCTGGCCAAAGAACTGGAAATTCCCATCATTGCTCTTTCGCAGTTGAGCCGGGAGGTGGAAAAACGCAAGGATACCAACAAAATGCCGCAGCTCAGCGACCTGCGCGAATCGGGTGCCATTGAGCAGGACGCCGACGTGGTGCTTTTCCTGTATCGTCCGGAATATTATGACATTACCACCAACGAATTTGGGGAGTCCACTGAGGGTGAGACCTATGTGCGCATTGCCAAACATCGCAATGGACGGCTGGATACGATTAAACTGAAGATGTTGAAATCCATTCAGAAATTCATTGAGATGGAAGACCTGGGCTTTGCCGCTTCTTTCGGCAAATCTTCGTCCGGAGGAACTTATCAGGAAAATGATGCGGCGCGTTTATACATCGAACGGCCTTCTCGGATGAACGACTATACCGACGATTCCGACGACGATGCACCGTTTTAGCCATGGATCAACCCTATCCCGTTTACCAGCGTACAGAAGGGCTGCCTTTATTTTTCGTGGAATCCCTGCCGGATGGGGGTGGGGAAGTTAGGCTCGATGCCCTCAGTTCACGGCACTGCATTCAGGTTTTGCGCATGCAGCTAGGGGATGAGCTGCAGCTCACCAATGGGAGAGGGCTGAAAGCTAGGGCAGCACTTACAGCGGTGCACACAGGCGGCAGGAAGGCATCCGCGCCGGTAGCGATTGTACGCATATCGACCATCACCCAACAACCTCCTCCGCCCGATCACTTCCTGGCCATAGCCCTGCCGCACCATGCAGGACGGGCAGAATGGCTCATCGAAAAAGCCACCGAGCTGGGTATCCGGCATATTGTCCCTCTGCTGACGGCCCGCTCGCCTCATGGAAGATGGAAGCCTGAACGATATCGCCAGCTGATGATTGCGGCTATGCTTCAGTCATCGCAGTATTATGTACCGGAACTCCATGCGCCGACAGCATTTGGCGAATGGGTGCATACCTGCCATGCCACATGCCGGGCTATTGCCCATTGTGAGCCCACAGCCCGGATTCCGATATGGCAGCTTCCCTGCCGGCCGGGTAGCAAATGCGTGCTTATAGGTCCGGAAGGCGATTTTACACCCGAAGAAATTGAAACAGCGCGACAGGCAGGCTGGCAGGAGGTTTCACTGGGCTATACCCGGCTTCGCACAGAAACAGCAGCTATCGTGGCCTGTGCATGGATGCAGGCTTCGGCCTTCAGTTCAACTTAAGAGGAGCAATCATCTGAAATTCGGGAATCTTTACTTCAAAAACCCGTTTGGTCATTAGGTTTTCCATGAGATAGGTGCCATACATTTTACCCATTTCCGTACGCAGGTTGCAACCCGAAACATACTGATAACGTTCACCAGCAGCAATAATGGGCTGCATGCCCACCACACCTTCACCTTCAATCTCACGTTTCATGCCATTGGCATCCACCACATACCAATGCCGGCGCAACAGTTTTATGGGAAATACATTATCATTTTCAATGGTTATACGGTAGGCAAACATAAATTCATGTCCCAGTGGATTGGAATAATCAGGTTGAAAAAAAGTTTCTACGCTGATAGTAATGCCTTCCGTGACCTTTTTCATTGTAGGTTGATTTGTGTAAAGATAAATATTTTATGATACTATCCTGTGAAATTTACAAGAACTCTGCCATGCACAAAAAGGGGTTGATCCTTCCGGACAGTTGTATATCCGGCGATCAACCCTACCTGATGCAACAACCCTATTGCTTCCACTCTGCTGCCGCTCCTTTAGCAAGCGTAAAGGTCCGAGTCAGATTAAAGCCCCATCGGAATTGCCCCTTCGTCCAGGATGTCGTGGTGTTTGGAATAAATTGATTTTCCAGGATAGAAGTTGCATTGGTGA from Thermoflavifilum aggregans encodes the following:
- a CDS encoding TIGR04282 family arsenosugar biosynthesis glycosyltransferase; this encodes MVKKALIIFVKNPKLGQVKTRLARTIGPHAALLIYRELLHHTYSIANLVEADRFVFYADGIVEQDLWDGRYIKCEQFGVDLGQRMTHAFCHVFSLSYQQAVIIGSDCFALTAAHIEQAFSELENSDVVIGPAEDGGYYLLGMKTHIPQLFESIPWSTPSVLNMTLQKLQDLKLSYRLLEELPDVDEWDDVPGHLRWLKE
- a CDS encoding TIGR04283 family arsenosugar biosynthesis glycosyltransferase, translating into MPALSIIIPTYREAGNISLLVHHIRQQTTPGEVEIIVADGGSDDGTANEARLAGADIVVQSTPGRAVQMNAGARLAHADVFYFLHADVYPPPDFAGKILQAVRQGAEAGCFRMRFRSSLWLLKINAFFTRFPFTFCRGGDQSLFITRRLFEQLQGFDENLQIMEDFDIVRRIQQHTRFHVLPDYVTASARKYEQNSWWRVQIANFTVMRMWAKGASQQEMITTYQRMLRYRTSPMPQSHQKTIKMNSQQEDP
- the rny gene encoding ribonuclease Y, which gives rise to MNITIGLLIGVGLAACIVGILIGKLIFSKNTRIRIQEAEQQAQKILAEAQLAAETLKEKKLLEAKEKYLQLKAEYEKEVLQRNQKLAEAENRIKQKEQSLNQKTENAQRQIQENEALKENLLRQLELVNQKRTELEKHQEEHIRRLEKVAGMTAEEAKAQLIESMKEEARTQAMAYLQEMMEEAKAKANKEAKKIIIQTIQRTAAEQTIENAITVFNLESDEIKGQIIGREGRNIRALEAATGVDLIVDDTPEAIVLSCFDPLRREVARLSLQRLIQDGRIHPARIEEVVEKTKRQLEEQVMEIGERTVIELGIHGMHPELIRMVGKMRFRSSYGQNLLMHSKETANLCAIMAAELGLNPKLAKRAGLLHDIGKVPDEESELSHALLGMKLAEKYNEHPAVVNAIGAHHDEIEMTYVIAPIVQACDAISGARPGARREIMQSYLQRIKDLETLAMGFAGVEKAYAIQAGRELRVIVESDKVSDSDADRLSFEIAQKIQNEMQFPGQIKVTVIREKRAISVAR
- a CDS encoding cell division protein ZapA; translation: MPSTDDLIAIQVTIADRSYRLKIYPEEEAHIRQVIKNLNQKILEFKTLYAGKDMQDYVAMCLIYYATQPEHMLSSDMLRPRLETIEKLLDQALSR
- the pheT gene encoding phenylalanine--tRNA ligase subunit beta, with product MKIAYRWLLRYLPLGLKGWPSTLNAEEIARILTSVGLEVEQLSSFSSIPGGLEGLVVGEVEAVWKHPQADKLQLTRVHIGNGQSLQIVCGAPNVAVGQKVVVALPGTTLHPVVGEPFQLKKTKIRGEESEGMLCAADEIGLGTDHRGILVLDPSAEPGAPLTRYIEVFHDQVFEIGLTPNRMDAMSHLGVARDLCAYINHHHQLRGALQWPDTGAFPETGLEPSPIRIQIEDPDACLRYAGLLIEHVQIGPSPAWLQAALASIGVKPINNVVDITNYVLHECGQPLHAFNADAIAGREVRIRKARSGEHLLTLDGKDRALHPEDLMICDAKEPMCIAGVLGGTHSGIQDDTRHIFLESAVFHPRFIRQTSLRHGLRTEAALRFEKGVDITRVPYALKRAALLIQELAGGQIRYQPVDVYPSPQNQPEVRLKKTYLTALSGKTYPDEQVEPLLQDLGFGLISSNDQEWIWRVPPFKHDVRQAADLVEEIMRIDGLDQIPIPAQITITPAHHALRVRENLRDTLSSFLVAQGFREIYTNSISSSQLYTVYPETQVVHLLNHLNAALDVLRPSMLENGLECVAYNQHHRNEPVAFFEFGKTYHPDGHKGYQEREFLAIWLAGDHHPIWWAEPGNRQKPRGWFFMKGVAENLLQLSGVHRFQFRPASGRPRLRPLMEISTPEKSLGMLGAVDAETCAALDVQPPVYYVALEWEKLVEARTQHQITYQEIIPYPVVRRDISFLIDKQTPYARIEEILQNSRAPYLKEWNLMDVFESEKLDPGKKSCTISLFFQHPDRTLTDEDVEQSLQRIVQHLGDQLQIVLRK
- the dnaB gene encoding replicative DNA helicase; its protein translation is MEINIRKDSRSAASRKKPVDMSGLMYGKVPPQAPDLEEAVLGAIMLEKTAYETALEILKPECFYVEAHQRIFAAIRRLADKSLPVDILTVVEELRKTGELELVGGAFYVTKLTHAVVSAANIEAHARIILQKFIQRELIRISGEIITEAYEEGTDIFDLLDDAETKLFEITDNHLRQNFSPIDSLVVRAIKRIEELRNRSDNMTGVPSGFKALDAITYGWQKSDLIILAARPSVGKTAFALNLARNAALHPSQPVPVAVFSMEMSAEQIVQRFLAMETEISLENISRGKLADYEFNQLSHGVSKLAKAPIFIDDTPALNIFELRAKCRRLKGKHNIGLVVIDYLQLMSSNHENRNVNREQEISKISRDLKSLAKELEIPIIALSQLSREVEKRKDTNKMPQLSDLRESGAIEQDADVVLFLYRPEYYDITTNEFGESTEGETYVRIAKHRNGRLDTIKLKMLKSIQKFIEMEDLGFAASFGKSSSGGTYQENDAARLYIERPSRMNDYTDDSDDDAPF
- a CDS encoding RsmE family RNA methyltransferase; the encoded protein is MDQPYPVYQRTEGLPLFFVESLPDGGGEVRLDALSSRHCIQVLRMQLGDELQLTNGRGLKARAALTAVHTGGRKASAPVAIVRISTITQQPPPPDHFLAIALPHHAGRAEWLIEKATELGIRHIVPLLTARSPHGRWKPERYRQLMIAAMLQSSQYYVPELHAPTAFGEWVHTCHATCRAIAHCEPTARIPIWQLPCRPGSKCVLIGPEGDFTPEEIETARQAGWQEVSLGYTRLRTETAAIVACAWMQASAFSST
- the apaG gene encoding Co2+/Mg2+ efflux protein ApaG, which gives rise to MKKVTEGITISVETFFQPDYSNPLGHEFMFAYRITIENDNVFPIKLLRRHWYVVDANGMKREIEGEGVVGMQPIIAAGERYQYVSGCNLRTEMGKMYGTYLMENLMTKRVFEVKIPEFQMIAPLKLN